From Vidua macroura isolate BioBank_ID:100142 chromosome 5, ASM2450914v1, whole genome shotgun sequence, the proteins below share one genomic window:
- the PICK1 gene encoding PRKCA-binding protein: MFADLDYDIEEDKLGIPTVPGTVTLKKDSQNLIGISIGGGAQYCPCLYIVQVFDNTPAALDGTVAAGDEITGVNGKSVKGKTKVEVAKMIQMVKGEVTIHYNKLQADPKQGKSLDIVLKKVKHRLVENMSSGTADALGLSRAILCNDGLVKRLEELERTAELYKGLTEHTKSLLRAFFELSQTHRAFGDVFSVIGVREPQPAASEAFVKFADAHRNIEKFGIHLLKTIKPMLTDLNTYLNKAIPDTRLTIKKYLDVKFEYLSYCLKVKEMDDEEYSCIALGEPLYRVSTGNYEYRLILRCRQEARTRFAKMRKDVLEKIELLDQKHVQDIVFQLQRFVSTMSKYYDDCYAVLRDADVFPIEVDLARTTLSYGQKDTYTDGAEEEGESEREGSGREDANGEKLIDDA, translated from the exons ATGTTTGCAGATTTGGACTATGATATTGAGGAAGATAAGCT GGGCATCCCCACTGTACCTGGGACAGTGACACTGAAGAAAGACTCTCAGAACCTGATTGGGATCAGCATTGGAGGAGGAGCACAGTACTGCCCCTGTCTCTACATTGTCCAG GTGTTCGATAACACTCCAGCAGCCTTAGACGGCACCGTAGCAGCCGGGGATGAAATCACTGGAGTCAACGGAAAATCCGTCAAAGGGAAGACCAAAGTGGAGGTGGCCAAGATGATACAGATGGTAAAG GGAGAAGTGACAATACACTACAACAAGCTTCAGGCTGACCCAAAGCAGGGCAAGTCTTTGGATATTG TATTGAAGAAGGTAAAGCACCGGCTGGTAGAGAACATGAGCTCGGGGACAGCAGATGCCCTGGGGTTAAGCCGAGCCATACTTTGCAATG ATGGACTAGTGAAGAGATtagaggagctggagaggacCGCAGAGTTATACAAAG GCTTGACAGAGCACACCAAGAGTCTTCTCAGAGCTTTCTTTGAGCTATCTCAGACACACAGAG CATTTGGAGATGTTTTCTCTGTCATTGGTGTACGGGAACCACAACCAGCTGCCAGTGAAGCCTTTGTGAAATTTGCTGATGCCCATCGCAACATTGAGAAGTTTGGGATTCACCTTCTGAAAACAATTAAGCCG ATGCTTACTGACTTGAATACCTATCTGAATAAAGCCATTCCTGACACGAGGCTGACTATCAAAAAATACCTGGATGTCAAGTTTGAATATTTG TCTTACTGCCTGAAAGTCAAAGAGATGGATGATGAAGAGTACAGCTGCATT GCTCTGGGTGAGCCTCTCTACCGGGTCAGCACTGGCAACTACGAGTACCGCCTCATCCTGCGCTGCCGTCAGGAGGCTCGCACGCGCTTTGCCAAGATGAGGAAGGATGTGCTAGAGAAAATAGAGCTCCTGGACCAGAAACATG TTCAAGACATCGTGTTCCAGCTCCAGCGTTTTGTCTCCACGATGTCCAAGTACTACGATGACTGCTACGCCGTGCTCCGGGACGCGGATGTCTTTCCCATCGAGGTGGACCTTGCCCGCACCACTCTCAGCTATGGACAGAAGGACACGTACACGGATGGggcagaagaagaaggagaaagcgAGAGAGAGGGTAGTGGGAGGGAGGATGCAAATGGAGAGAAGCTCATTGATGATGCCTGA